The DNA segment CGACCTCGGTCTCGCGCTCGTAGTAGCCCATGTGGACGCCGATCAGCCGATCGAGCAGCGCGTCCTGTGGGCGGTGGACGCCGGCGTACTCCGTCGAGTTCGACGTGAGGATCGCGCGGAACTCGGGATCGACGTCGATCGTTCGGTCCTCGCCGCGCTGGCCGGGTCGATCGAGGACCCCCTCCTCGAAGACCGACAGCAGGACGTTGTGTGCCGCCGGTTTCGTCCGGGAGAACTCGTTGTAGACCAGCGTCGCGCCGTTCCGGACCGCGACCGAGAGCGGATTGTCCACCCAGCGGTCCCGGATGATGGACTTCTTCTTCGTCACCCCCGAGACGAACGTATCCCGCTCCTTGTACTGGGCCTTCCCGGAGCGCTCGCCCACCAGCGACGCGGTGTCGAGCATCTCGTTGCCGTTGATCCAGACGACGGGCCGGTCGCGGGCGGCGGCGATCGACAGCGCGAGCGCGGTCTTCCCGCAGCCGGTCGGACCCACGAGGTGAACTGGGTGTGGTACGTCGAGCCAGCGCTCGACCCGGTCCTGGAGTGCGTTGATCTCGTCGGTCTCGATGAAGGCCCCCCCGATCGCCTCCTCGACCGTCGTCGGCGTGGTCTCGACTTCTCCCTCCCCCTGCTTCTGCATGAACCGTTCGAGTTGGCGTTCTTCCTTTTCCATGGCTGTTGAGTCGGTTTCCCCACTGATGAAGGCGCGGATCCTTGAGGCCGTTGTCCACCTCCAGACAAAAGGGGCGTGCTTGCGACTGCTCGTCGGGTTACTCGCTCCAGTCGGGGTTCGGTCGCGGCGGGCTGAAGACGTCGACGCCCCGGACGGGCGTCTCGCCGCGGTTCTCCGCGCCGTGGACCTCGCCGCCCGCGAGGACGTACGAGTCGCCGGCCTCCACGACGAACTCCTCGCCGTCCTCGAGCAGGAAGGTCAGTTCCCCCTCGTAGATGAACCCCGACTGCTCGTGGTGGTGATCGTGGATCGGGACGCTCGCGTCCGGTTCGAACTCGAAGTGCTGGACGCTCATCTCCTCGCCCGCGGCGAGCTGGGCGAGGTGGACGTCCTCGACCGCCTCCGTCGTCTCGGTCAGCGAAACGCGCTCCATACCCCCTCTCGGACGGCCTACGGCTTATACCCTACCGAGGAGTTCAACACCGTTCGGGTCCAACCCCGGACATGTACGTCGTCGTCGGCTGTTCGTCCTGTAGCGCGCTCTGGATCCTCGAGGGCCGCCAGGAGACCGCTCGATGCCCCCAATGCGGGAAGACACATCGGTACGCGAAGCTGAAGACGTTCGTCGAGACCGACGACGCGGATCACGCCCGCGAGGTTCGCGCCTCGATGCTCGCGAGCCGCGGTGGCCACGCCGACGC comes from the Halalkalicoccus sp. CG83 genome and includes:
- the gvpN gene encoding gas vesicle protein GvpN, translating into MEKEERQLERFMQKQGEGEVETTPTTVEEAIGGAFIETDEINALQDRVERWLDVPHPVHLVGPTGCGKTALALSIAAARDRPVVWINGNEMLDTASLVGERSGKAQYKERDTFVSGVTKKKSIIRDRWVDNPLSVAVRNGATLVYNEFSRTKPAAHNVLLSVFEEGVLDRPGQRGEDRTIDVDPEFRAILTSNSTEYAGVHRPQDALLDRLIGVHMGYYERETEVEIVAARVESLRGDRIEQVVDLVRELRDRLDVHVGTRAAVMIGQGLLAFEDEEDEDGADEVLVDVCTDVLGSKAESKEQLDSMRSEIQDAV
- a CDS encoding cupin domain-containing protein; amino-acid sequence: MERVSLTETTEAVEDVHLAQLAAGEEMSVQHFEFEPDASVPIHDHHHEQSGFIYEGELTFLLEDGEEFVVEAGDSYVLAGGEVHGAENRGETPVRGVDVFSPPRPNPDWSE